The genomic window GGCAAGATCATCGCCGAGGCGATGGACAAGGTCGGCAAGGACGGCGTGATCACGGTCGAAGAGGCGAAGTCGCTCGAGACCTCGCTCGAGGTCGTCGAGGGGATGCAGTTCGACCGCGGTTACCTCTCGCCGTACTTCGTGACCGACGCCGAGCGGATGGAGGCGGTCCTCGAGGATCCCTACATCCTGATCTACGAGAAGAAGATCTCCTCGATGAAGGACCTCCTGCCGATCCTCGAGCAGGTGGCCCGCGCCGGTAAGCCCCTCCTGATCATCGCCGAGGACGTCGAGGGCGAGGCCCTGGCGACGCTCGTCGTCAACAAGCTGCGCGGCACGCTGCAGGCCGCGGCCGCGAAGGCGCCGGGCTTCGGTGACCGCCGCAAGGCGATGCTCCAGGACATCGCGGTGCTGACCGGCGGCAAGGTCATCAGCGAGGACCTGGGCATCAAGCTCGAGTCGGTCCAGCTCGCCGAGCTCGGCCGCGCGAAGAAGGTCGTCCTCGACAAGGACAACACCACCATCATCGAGGGGCGCGGCAAGACCTCCGACATCGAGGCCCGCGTCAAGCAGATCCGCACGCAGATCGAGGAGACGACCTCCGACTACGACCGCGAGAAGCTGCAGGAGCGGCTCGCCAAGCTCGTCGGCGGCGTCGCGGTGATCAAGGTCGGCGCGGCGACCGAGGCTGAGCTCAAGGAGAAGAAGGCCCGCGTCGAGGACGCGATGCACGCGACCAAGGCGGCCGTCGAGGAAGGGATCGTTCCCGGCGGCGGTGCCGCCCTGCTGCGGGCCCAGAGCCGGCTGGACAACCTCCGCGTGAAGGGCGAGGACGCGAAGATCGGCGTCCAGATCGTCCGCCGGGCGCTGGAGGAGCCGCTGCGGCAGATCGCGGCGAACGCCGGCTTCGAGGCGTCGGTCGTGGTCAACGAGGTGCGTAACCTCGACAAGAACAAGGGCTTCGACGCGCGGACCGAGAAGTACGTCGACATGATCGAGGCCGGCATCATCGATCCGGCCAAGGTCGTGCGCGTCGCGCTCCAGAACGCCGCGTCGGTCGCCGGCCTGCTGCTGACGACCGAGGCGCTCGTCACCGAGGTGCCGGAGGAGAAGAAGGAGTCCGCCGGCGGCCACGGGATGGGCGGCGGCATGGACTTCTGAGCCGCGCGGCCAACGGAAGACCGACCGGGGAGGGGCGGATGCCCCTCCCCTTTTTCTATAGTTCCGCCCGCCGGGGCGTCGCGGTATATGAAGCCCCGCGGAGGTCCGGACCATGTTCCCTCGACGAACGACCGCACTCCTCGCCGCCCTGGCCATCGCCGCCCCGGCCGCCGCGCCCGCCTCCGGCATGCGGCCCCCGACGCCCGAGGAACGGGACGCGCTGCGCGCCAAGAGGGGTCTCCGAACGGCCGCCGAAGCGGCCGCGGACTCGGCCAAACTCGCCAACCAGGACCTCTTCGACGTCCAGCGGTACGATCTGCGGATCGTGTTCAACCCGAACACCCGCCGGATCAACGGCCAGGTCACCGTGACGGCTCAGAGCCTGGCGGACGGTCTCGACCAGGTGATGCTCGACCTGCTGGACAACATGAACGTCGACGGTGTCGACTCCGGCGGCGTGCCGCTCGCGTTCGACCATCAGGGAGGCGTCCTCACCGTCACGCTCGACCGCCCCTACGGCGCGGGCGAGGTCTTCGCCTTCACCGTGTCCTACGCCGGCGAGCCCGATCCCGGCGGTACCGGCTACTTCGGCTGGAACAAGTTCCTCCAGGGCGGATACGGGAAGATGGCCTGGTCGCTCTCCGAGCCGGACGGTGCGCGGGGCTGGTGGCCGTGCAAGGACCGGCCCGACGACAAGGCGATGGTCGACGAGCGCTGGACCGTTCCCGCGCCGTGGGTGGCCACCGGCAACGGCGTCCTCGCCGGCACCGACCCCGGAACCCCCGGCTGGATCGAGTATCACTGGGTCCCCTCGCACCCGCTGACGACCTACCTGGTCAGCATCGCCGCCACCGATTACGTCTCCTTCTCCGACACTTACGACACGCTTTCGGGCGGCACGATGCCGATCGACTACTACGTCTACCCCGGAGACCTCGCCGACGCCCAGGAATCGTTCAAGAACACGCCGGCGATGATCCGCTACTACGCCGAGACCTTCGGCGAGTATCCGTTCGTCGAGGATAAGTACGGGATGAGCGCTTTCCCGTTCTCCGGGGCGATGGAACACACGACCAACACCTCTTACGGGTACACGCTGATCGACGGAACCCATCGATACGACTACATCATCGCCCACGAGCTGTCGCACCAGTGGTGGGGCGATTCGGTGAGCCCCGAGACTTGGGCGGACGTGTGGCTGAACGAGGGGTTCGCCACCTACAGCGAAGCGCTGTGGGAAGAGCACCTCAACGGCTGGCCCGGCTACCACGACTACATGAACTCTCTCTGGAGAGAGCACTTCGACGGTCCGGTCTACGACCCGACCGCGCTGTTCGGCAGCACCGTTTACGACAAGGGAGCGTGGGTGCTCCACATGCTGCGCCACGTCATGGGCCCGCAGGCCTTCTTCGACGGGCTGCGCGCCTGGTACGCGGATCACAAGGACGGCGTCGGGAACACCGCGCAGTTCCAGGCGAACATGGAGACTTTCCACGGCGCCGGGCTCGGCTGGTTTTTCGACGAGTGGGTCTACGGCGAGAATTCCCCGCGCTACGAATACGGCTGGTCCACGGCCGATCTCGGCGACGGGACCTACCGCACCTACGTGAGGATCCACCAGGTCCAGACGGATGCGGGCGTCTTCACCATGCCCGTCGACCTCACCCTCGTCCTCCCCTCCGGCGACGAGGTGAGGACCGTCTGGAACGACGCGTGGGATCAGGACTTCACGCTGGACAGCTCGGAGCCCCCCTCCGACGTGCTGTTCGACCGCGACGATTGGATCCTGAAGGCCTCGGTGACGACGATCACGCTGGACGATGCCGACGGCGACGGCGTCCCCGACCGCAACGACAACTGCCCCGCCGCCGCGAACCCCGCGCAGGCGGATTTCGACGGCGACGGCACCGGCGACGCGTGCGACGCGGACGACGACGGCGATCGGCTCGACGACGCGGCCGACTGCGCGCCCTTCGACCCGGAGCAGGGTCGGCCGGACGAGGTGTACCCGCTCTCCGCCCGGCGGGGACCGGCGGGGGCGACACACCTCGAGTGGGCCGCCGCGGCCCGCGCCGACGACTACGACGTCGTCCGCGGGACGGGGGCCGGGCTCCGGGCGGGCGACTACGGCGGGTGTCGCGCTCGCGGATTGACCGGGCTGAGCTACGACGATCCCGATCTGCCCCCGGCCGGAGAGATGTTCACCTACCTCGTCCGCGGGCACGACACCGGATGCGGCGGGGACGGCCCGCTGGGCGATGCGAGCGACGGGAGCCCGCGCGACGCTCCCTGCGCTCCGTGACGGTCCCCGTCAGGCGGGGCGGCTCCGCCCGAAGAGCAACGCCGCGCCCGCCGCGGCGAGACCGGCGGCGAGGCCGGCGGCCAGCCCGGCCACGTCGAGCAGGAAATCGCTCACCTGGGCGAGGCGCGTTTCGGTGAGCACTTGCAGCATCTCGCTTCCCATGGCGAAGAGAAGCAGCCCCGCCGCCATCGCCGCCCAGCCGGCGAGCCGTCTCGGGCGGGGCATTCCCTCCCCGGCCGCCGCGCGCGACCAGGCGAGCTGGGCCCACAGCCCGAGCAGCGCGAACAGGAGCACGTGCCCCGCCTTCTTCGCGTAGAGCACACCGGTGCGGGTGAACAACGCCTCGAGTTCGTTCGCTTCCTCCCGCTTCGCCGCGCGCGCTGCGGGCGCCGCACCGCCCCCCTTCCCCGGGTCGCGGCGCGGTGCGGGCTTCAGCGATCGGATCGCGCGCGCCGCCGCGCCGCCGACGCGCTCCACGCCGGACTGGATCGCGGGGCCGGGGAGGAGCACTCCCGCGAGGATCAGGCCCGCGGTGACCACCGCCGGCTTTCCGAACGGGCGCCGCCAGGCGCCTGCCGCCCTCGCCCCCGCCGCCGCCAGGGCGACGAAGGTGCCGAGCAGGAGGAGCCGGAGCGGCGCGTAGGAGGCGCGCTGCTTGACCGGAAACAGCTCCAGATCGTCGACCCACATCGTTCCGGAGCGGGCCACGATCTGGACGAACGCGCGCGCCCCCGCGGCCTCCGGCGGAACCCGCACGGTCCCGACGATCCGCCGCCAGGGGTTGTCCCCGCTGAGCAGCGCCGACACGTGCGGCCGGTTCCAGATCCCCCTGCCGCGGCGATCGACGAAAAAGAGGAGGAGGCGGGCCATCTGCCACGGCCGGTCCCCCGGCACCACCCCCTCGGTGCGGATCCACCCCGAGATGCGGAGGAAGGCGTACCGGCGCGGCTCGGGAAGGATCCAGCGCATCGACGCGCGCTGGCCGGCCGCGACGAGGCGCATCGCGCCGCTCCCCCCGATCCCCTCCCCGGGCGCCCAGCTCACCTCCCCCGCAATGTCCGGCCCGCCGGCCGGCCCCGCCGAATCGCCCGGCGGGCTGTCGAACGCCCCGCCGGTGATCAGCGGCGGGCCGTCGGGCTGGTAGGGAT from Acidobacteriota bacterium includes these protein-coding regions:
- the groL gene encoding chaperonin GroEL — encoded protein: GKIIAEAMDKVGKDGVITVEEAKSLETSLEVVEGMQFDRGYLSPYFVTDAERMEAVLEDPYILIYEKKISSMKDLLPILEQVARAGKPLLIIAEDVEGEALATLVVNKLRGTLQAAAAKAPGFGDRRKAMLQDIAVLTGGKVISEDLGIKLESVQLAELGRAKKVVLDKDNTTIIEGRGKTSDIEARVKQIRTQIEETTSDYDREKLQERLAKLVGGVAVIKVGAATEAELKEKKARVEDAMHATKAAVEEGIVPGGGAALLRAQSRLDNLRVKGEDAKIGVQIVRRALEEPLRQIAANAGFEASVVVNEVRNLDKNKGFDARTEKYVDMIEAGIIDPAKVVRVALQNAASVAGLLLTTEALVTEVPEEKKESAGGHGMGGGMDF